The genomic interval ATCAAGAAGACCGCAATGGAGTTTAAACTTTCAAATATCAAAGTCATCAAAATGGATGTTTTCAGTTATCTCAAAATGTGCGCTGATACTTTTGATATACTATTTGCTGACCCTCCATTCAAACTGGAAAATATTGCACGCATTCCATCGTTAGTGTTTGAACAAAAACTTCTGAAAGAAAACGGCATATTGATTGTAGAGCACCCGTCAGATGTAAATTTTTCAGGAATAAAAGAGTTAAAAGAAACAAGAGAATATGGTACAGTGAATTTTTCTATCTTCGGAAACAAATGAATAAGATTGCAGTTTTCCCCGGTTCGTTCGACCCAATTACAATTGGTCACGAATCTATTATTCAGCGCGCACTTCCGCTGTTTGACAAAATCATTGTTGCCATTGGCGAAAATTCCACTAAGCAAAGTTTTTTTTCAGCAACAAAAAGATTTGGATGGATAAGAAAAGTTTTTGCTGGAGAGAAAAAAATAGAAGTAAAAACTTACAAAGGGCTGACCATTGAT from Bacteroidota bacterium carries:
- a CDS encoding RsmD family RNA methyltransferase, encoding MRIVGGTHRSRQFHIPDNLGIRPTTDFAKEALFNILHNRIDFEGKKVLDLFGGSGSISYEFASRGCAEITTIEKNLKSCEFIKKTAMEFKLSNIKVIKMDVFSYLKMCADTFDILFADPPFKLENIARIPSLVFEQKLLKENGILIVEHPSDVNFSGIKELKETREYGTVNFSIFGNK